The bacterium genome has a segment encoding these proteins:
- a CDS encoding MerR family transcriptional regulator, with product MTQEVGTVVMQDDLPIYPIRTVASLTGVDARRLRSWESEYHLLEPARSKGGHRLYSPRDLRLVHLIRRLVDQEGMSLQGIKAFLAAQSELAGGSPSPNGSAPQTAGAATATATVPLAARSHNGHGRTERG from the coding sequence ATGACCCAGGAGGTGGGGACGGTGGTCATGCAGGACGATTTGCCGATCTATCCGATCCGGACGGTGGCGTCGCTGACCGGGGTCGACGCCCGCCGTCTTCGCAGCTGGGAGTCGGAGTACCATCTCCTCGAACCTGCCCGCAGCAAGGGCGGCCACCGGTTGTACTCGCCGCGCGACCTCCGGCTGGTGCACTTGATCCGCCGGCTGGTGGACCAGGAAGGGATGAGCCTGCAGGGGATCAAGGCCTTCCTGGCCGCGCAGTCCGAACTCGCCGGGGGATCTCCATCGCCGAACGGCTCGGCCCCGCAGACCGCGGGCGCCGCCACCGCGACGGCGACGGTGCCGCTCGCCGCGCGCTCACACAACG